One stretch of Trichomycterus rosablanca isolate fTriRos1 chromosome 3, fTriRos1.hap1, whole genome shotgun sequence DNA includes these proteins:
- the mrap2a gene encoding melanocortin-2 receptor accessory protein 2A has protein sequence MPVLQQPNSTASIQNTDYEWRYEYYDDEEPVSFEGLKAHKYSIVIGFWVGLAVFVIFMFFVLTLLTKTGAPHPESSEPCEDCVHLTSCVEELGRPREPENRAGLSRPLLQESHFLFNCYINEEEQTGEQALHRARRVHTLSSSSESSGPVKSRGRAGQSTQVEMREDDEAAFLAHFNIPNFVNTELSSTMGDDDLLLCEPPIIMDSESQCHSTSHIRD, from the exons ATGCCTGTATTACAGCAGCCAAACAGTACAGCTAGCATTCAGAACACCGATTATGAATGGAGATATGAATACTATGATGATGAAGAACCTGTCTCCTTTGAAGGACTCAAAGCGCACAAAT ATTCAATTGTAATCGGATTCTGGGTGGGCCTGGCAgtgtttgtcatttttatgttCTTCGTTCTGACTCTTTTGACCAAGACAGGAGCTCCACATCCAGA GAGTTCTGAACCATGTGAGGATTGCGTGCATCTAACCAGCTGTGTGGAGGAACTAGGCCGGCCCCGGGAGCCAGAGAACAGAGCCGGATTATCCCGACCCTTACTGCAGGAGTCTCACTTTCTTTTTAACTGCTACATTAATGAAGAGGAGCAAACAGGGGAGCAAGCCCTACACCGAGCCCGCAGAGTTCACACACTGTCGAGCAGCAGCGAGTCCAGCGGCCCTGTGAAAAGCAGGGGTCGAGCTGGCCAGAGTACACAGGTGGAAATGAGGGAGGATGATGAAGCTGCATTTCTAGCGCATTTTAACATTCCAAACTTTGTGAACACTGAACTCAGCTCGACAATGGGTGACGATGACTTACTGCTTTGTGAGCCGCCCATAatcatggacagtgagtctCAATGCCACAGCACCAGTCACATTAGAGACTAA